A portion of the Melitaea cinxia chromosome 1, ilMelCinx1.1, whole genome shotgun sequence genome contains these proteins:
- the LOC123669155 gene encoding ubiquitin carboxyl-terminal hydrolase isozyme L3-like → MATETLVPLESNPEVMNKFLQKLGVPCNWNIVDVMGLEPELLSWVPKPVIAVTLLFPLSDAYEHHKQKEENDILSKGQEISNNLFYMKQNISNACGTVALVHGVANNTDKIQLNDGPLKKFLEEATELDANARGELFVKSESIINAHKELAQEGQTNTPSADDSVNHHFITFVHKDGILYELDGRKAFPINHGKTTPDSLLDDAAKICKEFMARDPEEVRFTVVALAASE, encoded by the coding sequence ATGGCTACGGAAACTCTAGTTCCTTTGGAATCGAATCCTgaagtaatgaataaatttctgCAGAAACTTGGTGTTCCTTGCAATTGGAATATAGTTGATGTTATGGGTCTTGAACCAGAATTGCTTTCATGGGTGCCGAAACCGGTAATAGCTGTTACACTTCTTTTTCCTCTTTCTGATGCTTATGAGCACCATaaacaaaaagaagaaaatgaTATACTATCCAAAGGGCAAGAAATTTCAAATAATCTATTTTATATGAAGCAAAATATAAGTAATGCATGTGGGACAGTAGCACTTGTACATGGAGTAGCAAAtaatactgataaaattcaattaaatgatGGACCcttaaagaaatttttagaGGAGGCGACAGAACTAGACGCCAATGCTAGAGGGGAACTATTTGTTAAAAGTGAGAGTATTATTAATGCTCATAAGGAATTGGCCCAAGAAGGTCAAACTAATACTCCCAGTGCGGATGATTCAGTTAACCATCATTTCATTACGTTTGTACATAAAGATGGAATATTATATGAGTTAGATGGGCGTAAGGCCTTTCCAATAAATCACGGTAAAACAACACCTGATTCTTTGTTAGACGATGCAGCAAAGATATGTAAAGAATTCATGGCACGTGACCCAGAGGAGGTCCGTTTTACTGTGGTTGCTCTGGCTGCTTCtgagtaa
- the LOC123669145 gene encoding ubiquitin carboxyl-terminal hydrolase-like produces MATESLLPLESNPEVMNKFLQKLGVPSNWSIVDVIGLEPEMLSWVPKPVIAVTLLFPISDAYEQHKRKEENDILSKGQEVSNNIFYMKQKIKNACGTVALVHGVANNLDKIQLNDGPLKGFLDETKGLDANDRGAIFVKSEGIINAHKELAQEGQTNTPNAEDPVNHHFITFVNKDGVLYELDGNKAFPINHGKTTPDSFLEDAVKVCKEFMARDPEEVRFTVVALAASE; encoded by the coding sequence ATGGCTACTGAATCACTATTACCCTTAGAATCAAATCCCgaagtaatgaataaatttcttCAAAAACTCGGTGTTCCTAGCAATTGGAGTATTGTTGATGTGATTGGTCTTGAACCTGAAATGCTTTCTTGGGTGCCGAAACCAGTAATAGCGGTTACACTTCTTTTTCCTATTTCTGACGCCTATGAGCAACATAAACGAAAAGAAGAAAATGATATATTGTCTAAAGGGCAAGaagtttcaaataatattttttatatgaagcaaaaaataaaaaatgcatgTGGTACAGTTGCGCTCGTGCATGGAGTTGCTAACAATCTTGATAAAATTCAGTTAAATGATGGTCCCTTAAAGGGTTTTTTAGATGAAACAAAAGGACTAGATGCCAATGATAGAGGCGCAATATTTGTGAAGAGTGAGGGTATTATTAATGCTCATAAGGAATTAGCTCAAGAAGGTCAAACAAATACTCCCAATGCTGAAGATCCAGTCAATCATCATTTTATTACATTCGTAAACAAAGATGGAGTATTATATGAATTGGATGGAAATAAAGCCTTTCCAATTAATCATGGGAAAACAACACCAGATTCTTTCTTAGAAGATGCAGTAAAGGTTTGTAAAGAATTCATGGCACGTGACCCAGAGGAGGTCCGTTTCACTGTGGTTGCTCTGGCTGCTTCTGAgtaa
- the LOC123660665 gene encoding uncharacterized protein LOC123660665 has translation MAVCGLRTLLLIVCILELIVTLQRQIFDFLGYMWLPIIANFVNILLIIFGSFGAVQYITKYLLAYAVWSFMWLTWNIFLICYYLNLGILNRESGLLSLGTGSVSWWEGNGWGCQPVWGEADGPGTWRPARVEGCFFQWQYVELTQSGVAAFLTATALPLTILLAYKSFKKHKTATDKGTLTRRQVYTIELSPTETNVSESSLKPMTPRRVKRRSGSRGTGSSVRRSRRSYRNAGYLASTASLPHDTRPTRPTSAHSSYSNFHGARPSSYHVPDAESISRSQEVYEPPPPLESIPIMSSRADTIRRSRNMGRDVVGPYNEPGGTFARGCGGAAGEAPRATPQAPGPPAYQPLDDVYNMQLNGYQN, from the exons ATGGCTGTTTGTGGACTCCGAACGTTGTTACTTATTGTCTGCATATTGGAATTG ATAGTGACACTACAAagacaaatatttgattttctGGGATACATGTGGTTACCAATTATTGCAAATTTTGTAAACATACTTTTGATAATATTTGGCTCATTTGGTGCTGtacaatatattacaaaatatcttCTTGCA TATGCGGTATGGAGTTTTATGTGGTTGACatggaatatatttttaatttgctacTACTTAAATCTTGGTATTCTCAACAGG gaAAGTGGATTGCTGTCTTTAGGGACTGGGAGTGTTAGTTGGTGGGAAGGAAATGGTTGGGGCTGTCAACCAGTATGGGGTGAAGCCGATGGCCCTGGGACATGGAGACCAGCAAGAGTTGAAGGATGCTTCTTTCAATGGCAATATGTAGAATTAACGCAGTCTGGAGTAGCTGCTTTTCTCACTGCAACTGCTTTACCACTTACTATTTTACTAGCATATAAATCTTTTAAGAAACATAAGACTGCTACAG ataaAGGAACATTAACTCGCCGTCAAGTTTACACTATAGAATTAAGTCCCACCGAGACAAATGTAAGTGAAAGCTCTCTTAAACCGATGACACCTCGTCGAGTGAAACGTCGGTCGGGATCCAGAGGAACCGGTTCGTCAGTACGCAGATCGCGGCGGTCTTATCGGAACGCCGGTTACCTGGCCTCCACCGCGTCGTTGCCGCACGACACGCGACCCACGCGACCAACCTCCGCACACTCGTCGTACTCTAATTTCCACGGCGCACGACCCTCCTCGTACCACGTACCCGACGCGGAATCAATTTCGAGATCCCAAGAAGTATACGAACCTCCGCCGCCGTTGGAGTCGATTCCGATAATGAGCAGTAGAGCCGACACGATACGACGCAGTAGGAATATGGGTAGAGATGTCGTGGGCCCGTACAACGAGCCGGGCGGAACGTTCGCGCGCGGCTGCGGCGGGGCGGCGGGCGAGGCGCCGCGCGCCACGCCGCAGGCGCCCGGCCCGCCCGCCTACCAGCCGCTCGACGACGTCTACAACATGCAGCTCAACGGTTATCAAAACTGA